In a genomic window of Pieris brassicae chromosome 7, ilPieBrab1.1, whole genome shotgun sequence:
- the LOC123711844 gene encoding facilitated trehalose transporter Tret1-like isoform X1 encodes MDHGTAELEKINISDENEVKSLKDVDTNRPFRRQAFVSMGSFLLSFSAGATAGISAIIIPQLLHEEGRHKYSTEMMSWVAAMSSLALLFGNMISGYLMERFGRRMSQIILSMFYISGWLIIGFSTNIYYMLVGRFITGFCQGWLGPLGPVFIGEISSPAYRGLFLAGLSLSIASGVFMSHLFGTFLHWSHASILCALFPLLGCVILYFSPESPSWLASKNDIDKCKKSFYWYRGTSLVMQNELDKMLAEYEKKKEVKPKWETLKDNIQKPEFWKPLCIMIVFFIVTQLSGINVICAYTTDIMKVLIGNNKNTYTAMLATDVLRVVALISACILLRRIGRRPLAIFSGVFTTLSLITLSIYLYLVEKRIIRHISPLISLGLMAIYIVVSNLGISPLPWNMVGEVFASETKGLGSGISVMMTSMAFFGTVKTAPAMFHTIGHHGTYLFYGLSTLCGTVFLYFFLPETRGKTLLQIAEHFRYGNKEKSKESNNHCV; translated from the exons ATGGACCACGGAACGGCTGAGTTggaaaagataaatataagtGATGAAAATGAAGTGAAATCTCTAAAGGATGTGGACACAAATCGACCGTTTCGGAGACAG GCCTTTGTTTCCATGGGGTCATTCCTCCTGTCCTTTAGTGCTGGAGCAACTGCTGGGATCTCAGCCATCATTATACCGCAACTGTTACATGAGGAAGGAAGACATAAATATAGTACAGAGATGATGTCCTGGGTAG CGGCTATGTCTTCTTTGGCTCTTCTCTTCGGTAACATGATATCCGGGTACTTAATGGAACGTTTTGGCAGACGAATGTCTCAAATCATCCTCTCAATGTTCTACATTAGTGGCTGGCTGATCATTGGATTTTCGACGAACATCTACTACATGCTAGTTGGAAGATTTATTACAGGATTTTGTCAAGGATGGCTAGGCCCATTAGGACCTGTATTTATTGGAGAAATAAGTTCACCAGCCTACAGAGGTCTATTCTTGGCTGGCCTCTCCTTAAGCATTGCATCTGGCGTTTTTATGTCGCATTTGTTTGGAACTTTCCTTCACTGGAGTCATGCATCAATTCTTTGCGCGCTGTTTCCGTTGCTCGGAtgtgttattttatacttttcacCCGAATCGCCTTCGTGGCTTGCATCTAAAAACGATATCGACAAATgcaaaaaatcattttattggTACAGAGGAACAAGTTTAGTTATGCAGAACGAGCTGGACAAAATGTTAGCCGAATACGAGAAGAAAAAAGAAGTAAAACCCAAGTGGGAAACTTTGAAAGATAATATACAGAAACCAGAGTTCTGGAAACCTCTTTGTATAATGATTGTATTCTTCATAGTCACCCAGTTGTCTGGTATCAATGTCATATGCGCGTACACAACAGATATAATGAAAGTGCTTataggtaataataaaaacacgtACACAGCTATGTTAGCAACTGATGTTTTACGAGTAGTAGCCCTAATTTCGGCTTGTATCCTCCTTCGCAGAATAGGTCGAAGACCACTGGCTATATTCAGTGGTGTGTTTACAACATTATCTTTAATAACACTatccatatatttatatcttgtTGAAAAGAGGATTATAAGGCATATATCACCGCTGATATCATTAGGATTAATGGCtatatatattgtagtatCTAATTTAGGCATATCACCATTACCATGGAACATGGTTGGTGAAGTATTTGCGTCAGAAACAAAAGGATTAGGTTCTGGTATAAGTGTGATGATGACTTCAATGGCCTTCTTTGGAACTGTTAAAACTGCGCCCGCCATGTTCCATACTATAGGACACCATGGTACCTATTTGTTTTATGGCTTATCTACTCTCTGTGGTACGGTCTTCCTATACTTCTTCCTTCCTGAAACCAGAGGTAAAACTCTATTACAAATAGCAGAACATTTTAGATAtggaaataaagaaaaaagtaaaGAATCAAATAATCACTGCGTATAA
- the LOC123711844 gene encoding facilitated trehalose transporter Tret1-like isoform X2, with protein MSSLALLFGNMISGYLMERFGRRMSQIILSMFYISGWLIIGFSTNIYYMLVGRFITGFCQGWLGPLGPVFIGEISSPAYRGLFLAGLSLSIASGVFMSHLFGTFLHWSHASILCALFPLLGCVILYFSPESPSWLASKNDIDKCKKSFYWYRGTSLVMQNELDKMLAEYEKKKEVKPKWETLKDNIQKPEFWKPLCIMIVFFIVTQLSGINVICAYTTDIMKVLIGNNKNTYTAMLATDVLRVVALISACILLRRIGRRPLAIFSGVFTTLSLITLSIYLYLVEKRIIRHISPLISLGLMAIYIVVSNLGISPLPWNMVGEVFASETKGLGSGISVMMTSMAFFGTVKTAPAMFHTIGHHGTYLFYGLSTLCGTVFLYFFLPETRGKTLLQIAEHFRYGNKEKSKESNNHCV; from the coding sequence ATGTCTTCTTTGGCTCTTCTCTTCGGTAACATGATATCCGGGTACTTAATGGAACGTTTTGGCAGACGAATGTCTCAAATCATCCTCTCAATGTTCTACATTAGTGGCTGGCTGATCATTGGATTTTCGACGAACATCTACTACATGCTAGTTGGAAGATTTATTACAGGATTTTGTCAAGGATGGCTAGGCCCATTAGGACCTGTATTTATTGGAGAAATAAGTTCACCAGCCTACAGAGGTCTATTCTTGGCTGGCCTCTCCTTAAGCATTGCATCTGGCGTTTTTATGTCGCATTTGTTTGGAACTTTCCTTCACTGGAGTCATGCATCAATTCTTTGCGCGCTGTTTCCGTTGCTCGGAtgtgttattttatacttttcacCCGAATCGCCTTCGTGGCTTGCATCTAAAAACGATATCGACAAATgcaaaaaatcattttattggTACAGAGGAACAAGTTTAGTTATGCAGAACGAGCTGGACAAAATGTTAGCCGAATACGAGAAGAAAAAAGAAGTAAAACCCAAGTGGGAAACTTTGAAAGATAATATACAGAAACCAGAGTTCTGGAAACCTCTTTGTATAATGATTGTATTCTTCATAGTCACCCAGTTGTCTGGTATCAATGTCATATGCGCGTACACAACAGATATAATGAAAGTGCTTataggtaataataaaaacacgtACACAGCTATGTTAGCAACTGATGTTTTACGAGTAGTAGCCCTAATTTCGGCTTGTATCCTCCTTCGCAGAATAGGTCGAAGACCACTGGCTATATTCAGTGGTGTGTTTACAACATTATCTTTAATAACACTatccatatatttatatcttgtTGAAAAGAGGATTATAAGGCATATATCACCGCTGATATCATTAGGATTAATGGCtatatatattgtagtatCTAATTTAGGCATATCACCATTACCATGGAACATGGTTGGTGAAGTATTTGCGTCAGAAACAAAAGGATTAGGTTCTGGTATAAGTGTGATGATGACTTCAATGGCCTTCTTTGGAACTGTTAAAACTGCGCCCGCCATGTTCCATACTATAGGACACCATGGTACCTATTTGTTTTATGGCTTATCTACTCTCTGTGGTACGGTCTTCCTATACTTCTTCCTTCCTGAAACCAGAGGTAAAACTCTATTACAAATAGCAGAACATTTTAGATAtggaaataaagaaaaaagtaaaGAATCAAATAATCACTGCGTATAA